In the genome of candidate division WOR-3 bacterium, one region contains:
- a CDS encoding aminotransferase class V-fold PLP-dependent enzyme, which yields MSGKNYKLSLKKLAKQIIGIDEEVPLLDGSRRRYINFDNAASTPALLPVQKKVGEFLKWYSNVHRGTGFKSQISSWVFEEARNIIADFVKADEHCCVIFCKNTTEAINKLSSRLQCPALGKEKPIVLTTIMEHHSNELPWRKVAQVIHVELNPDGTIDKNDFYEKLKKYAGRIQLVAVSGASNVTGYINPIHEFARRVHEIGAQIAVDAAQLAPHRPIDMKPKSDPEHIDYLAFSAHKMYAPYGIGVLVGDKSAFLYGTPDDVGGGTADIVDLESAYWKDLPEREEAGTPDIIGVVALAEVIRLIQKVGFDQIIAHETELTAYALEKLNEIPEIIIYGDRDPKNAHNRLGVISFNIRGMHHALVAAILSYEGGIGVRNGCFCAHPYVKCLLGVTPEEAKKIEQMIINRDRSEVPGAVRISFGIYNTKEEIDYLIEMLQKIIKKEYRGNYILNKERGEYHPENFEFRFHELFNFD from the coding sequence ATGTCTGGCAAAAATTATAAATTATCATTGAAAAAATTAGCAAAACAGATCATTGGTATAGATGAAGAAGTTCCACTTTTAGATGGTTCAAGACGAAGGTATATAAATTTTGATAATGCAGCGAGCACACCAGCACTGTTGCCGGTCCAGAAAAAAGTTGGTGAATTCTTGAAATGGTATTCCAATGTCCACCGTGGCACCGGTTTTAAATCGCAAATCTCTTCCTGGGTTTTCGAAGAAGCAAGAAATATCATTGCTGATTTTGTCAAAGCCGATGAGCACTGTTGTGTAATATTCTGTAAAAACACCACCGAAGCGATAAACAAGCTTTCCAGTCGGTTACAATGTCCAGCATTAGGTAAAGAGAAGCCTATCGTCCTGACGACGATTATGGAACACCATTCTAATGAGTTACCCTGGCGCAAGGTTGCTCAAGTCATTCATGTGGAATTAAATCCCGATGGGACGATCGACAAGAATGACTTTTATGAAAAACTAAAGAAATATGCGGGTAGGATTCAACTTGTGGCAGTCAGCGGCGCTTCCAATGTCACCGGATATATCAATCCCATCCATGAATTTGCCCGTCGAGTCCATGAAATAGGTGCCCAGATCGCCGTAGATGCCGCCCAGTTGGCTCCCCATCGGCCTATTGACATGAAACCTAAAAGCGATCCGGAACACATTGATTATCTTGCCTTTTCGGCACATAAAATGTATGCGCCATATGGTATAGGGGTGCTGGTGGGTGATAAATCAGCCTTTTTGTATGGCACCCCGGATGATGTCGGAGGTGGGACGGCCGATATCGTGGATCTGGAAAGTGCCTACTGGAAAGACCTGCCGGAACGGGAAGAAGCTGGAACCCCAGACATAATTGGTGTCGTCGCTCTGGCAGAAGTGATAAGATTGATTCAAAAAGTGGGTTTTGACCAGATCATTGCTCATGAAACGGAACTGACGGCTTATGCCCTTGAAAAATTGAATGAAATACCTGAAATAATCATCTATGGTGACCGTGATCCCAAAAATGCCCATAACCGCCTCGGGGTGATATCTTTCAACATCCGAGGTATGCACCATGCCCTGGTCGCTGCCATCTTAAGTTACGAAGGGGGAATCGGGGTGCGCAACGGCTGTTTCTGCGCCCATCCATATGTCAAATGTCTGCTTGGTGTTACACCAGAAGAGGCAAAAAAGATTGAACAGATGATAATAAATCGTGACCGTTCCGAAGTTCCTGGAGCAGTCCGCATAAGTTTCGGAATATACAACACCAAAGAGGAAATAGACTATCTCATTGAAATGTTACAAAAAATCATAAAAAAAGAATATCGAGGAAATTATATTTTAAATAAAGAACGGGGTGAATACCATCCCGAAAATTTTGAATTCCGCTTCCACGAACTTTTCAATTTTGATTAA
- a CDS encoding transposase — protein MPKRVIKPGAIYYIWTTTKDCVEIFNDPHWARFLLLSIGYHRYMLNYRIFGYLIMPESFYVIIQPGKMFSVSKIMKLIKGNFARKYNEVKKREGTVWAQSFEAEIVENMNELKERLEYIHMQPVTRGLVQNPGEYEFSSYNNYSRARRTTVQLVIDPLPEDFK, from the coding sequence ATGCCCAAGCGGGTAATAAAACCAGGGGCGATATATTACATTTGGACCACGACCAAGGACTGTGTGGAAATTTTCAACGATCCCCACTGGGCACGGTTTTTACTCTTATCCATCGGTTATCATCGCTATATGCTCAATTACAGAATTTTCGGGTATCTTATCATGCCTGAATCATTTTATGTAATAATCCAACCTGGAAAGATGTTCAGTGTCTCTAAAATCATGAAATTGATCAAAGGGAACTTTGCCCGCAAGTATAACGAAGTCAAAAAACGGGAAGGAACAGTGTGGGCGCAGAGTTTTGAAGCAGAGATTGTCGAAAATATGAATGAACTAAAAGAACGGCTTGAGTATATCCACATGCAGCCGGTGACCCGCGGACTGGTTCAGAACCCTGGCGAATATGAATTTTCAAGTTACAATAATTATTCCCGTGCCCGGCGGACCACTGTCCAGTTGGTTATTGACCCACTGCCGGAAGATTTCAAATAA
- a CDS encoding T9SS type A sorting domain-containing protein, translating into MVFIILLFSIIPYPNQPNWESIDSDYSTGGALVDVDLDGDLDFITGNGNDMAQNRNKVNYNYNDTLQRIAGWQSSDVGYNAHISLGDINYDGYPDLAVANYGDPYTPQYDKFYYNFSGTFQSSSSWRPHDRDNSFACALGDMDGDGDLDLAVACGESYGDSAQKAKVYLNQNGIFDTMAIWESNIASYFYDVAWVDIDNDGDLDLGLAAELGPNLIYRNTNGILESMPYWYSANSLNTLKLAFGDIDNDGDLDMVCANNGQLGGQSNCQLYLNNGTNLSPNPSWTSQNLTYYSCVALGDVDQDGDLDLAAGGWWESVKVFENLGGTFPLTPSWQWSPSNPYQLVCENIVFGDVDNNQPAAIINEPHIVTPTRRVFYLNKRWIRNITRVRRSSGDLNRNQYCFSYTDGWLSIANIITQPETIWVDYTYSKNLDLLVTNWHQTRGNFLFLNTLNQGIAQTRDRELTDFHFSNPNNGNFVIRTDLPVIRIQVFDASGRMIQEQNGKKVEINAPGVYFIKIYYPDNQIWTEKLVVIK; encoded by the coding sequence ATGGTCTTTATAATTTTGCTTTTTTCAATAATCCCCTATCCCAATCAGCCAAACTGGGAATCTATTGATTCTGATTATTCAACAGGTGGAGCACTTGTTGATGTTGATTTAGATGGTGACCTTGATTTTATCACCGGAAATGGCAATGACATGGCGCAGAATAGAAATAAAGTAAACTATAACTATAATGACACACTCCAGCGGATAGCGGGTTGGCAATCTTCTGATGTAGGCTATAATGCCCATATCAGTTTGGGCGATATAAATTACGATGGTTATCCGGACTTGGCAGTAGCCAATTATGGCGACCCTTATACTCCACAATATGACAAATTTTATTATAATTTTTCCGGAACTTTCCAATCCAGTTCTTCATGGCGACCTCACGACCGCGATAATTCATTCGCCTGTGCGCTCGGGGATATGGATGGAGATGGAGATTTGGATCTGGCAGTGGCTTGTGGCGAATCGTATGGTGATAGCGCCCAGAAGGCTAAAGTTTATCTAAATCAAAACGGTATTTTTGATACCATGGCGATCTGGGAATCAAATATCGCTTCTTACTTCTATGATGTCGCCTGGGTGGATATTGATAATGATGGTGATTTAGATTTGGGACTTGCTGCAGAATTGGGTCCAAATTTGATATATCGTAATACCAATGGTATTTTAGAATCCATGCCCTATTGGTACTCAGCCAATTCATTAAATACCTTAAAGCTTGCTTTTGGCGATATAGATAATGACGGAGACTTAGATATGGTATGTGCCAACAATGGGCAGCTCGGCGGGCAGAGCAATTGTCAGTTATATCTTAACAACGGAACAAATTTATCACCAAATCCTTCCTGGACCAGTCAGAACCTAACTTATTATTCTTGTGTTGCCTTGGGCGATGTAGACCAGGATGGCGATTTAGACCTTGCGGCTGGTGGCTGGTGGGAATCAGTGAAGGTGTTTGAAAATCTCGGTGGCACATTCCCTTTGACACCATCCTGGCAATGGAGTCCATCAAATCCATATCAACTGGTCTGTGAAAACATTGTTTTTGGCGATGTTGATAATAACCAACCGGCAGCAATCATAAATGAACCGCATATTGTGACACCAACGAGGCGAGTTTTCTATCTAAACAAACGCTGGATAAGGAATATCACAAGAGTGAGAAGATCAAGTGGTGACTTGAATAGAAATCAGTACTGCTTTTCATATACGGATGGCTGGCTATCAATTGCGAATATTATTACTCAACCAGAAACAATCTGGGTTGATTATACATATTCAAAAAACCTTGATCTGCTTGTTACCAACTGGCATCAAACCAGGGGTAATTTTTTATTCTTGAATACGTTGAATCAAGGTATTGCTCAAACCCGTGATAGGGAATTGACGGATTTTCATTTTTCCAATCCTAATAACGGAAATTTTGTGATCAGAACAGATCTACCTGTAATAAGAATTCAGGTATTTGATGCTTCGGGCAGAATGATTCAGGAACAGAACGGGAAAAAGGTGGAGATAAATGCACCGGGCGTTTATTTTATTAAAATATATTATCCGGATAACCAAATATGGACTGAAAAACTGGTGGTAATAAAGTGA
- a CDS encoding lysylphosphatidylglycerol synthase transmembrane domain-containing protein: MSEFDKGDKKKKNIGILWTILRILIGCGLIILLFIKLDAEKILSNLKNMRMIYLFLALIPYLLFIIVSTWRWQVLLEYRKINIRFKDSLIIYFIALFFNNFLPTTVGGDVMRVFYTMKNNKTDAIAVVIADRMLGFIGLFIFGLFAVLYLYLMQKRSEFLSLMVIGLILLTLLTSLLFSERAYSLLQPVLAHLKVFGLGEKINNLHRTMTEFGSAYKVIFICLLQSIIIQALLAFSPFLVLRSMGNFQVSILPFFIYLPIINVISMLPISFNALGVRENAYVLLFSRAGLNGETSLTVSLVSFFLAFLWSLLGGIFFIFYRKPPTSENLKKKGGI; the protein is encoded by the coding sequence ATGAGTGAATTTGATAAAGGGGACAAAAAAAAGAAAAACATAGGCATCCTCTGGACAATCCTGCGGATTTTGATTGGCTGTGGATTAATCATTCTTCTATTCATAAAGCTTGATGCAGAAAAAATCCTGTCCAATTTGAAAAATATGCGAATGATTTATCTTTTCCTTGCGCTCATCCCCTATCTCTTATTCATCATCGTTTCTACCTGGCGCTGGCAGGTGCTGCTTGAGTATCGAAAAATCAATATTCGCTTCAAAGATTCTTTAATCATCTATTTTATTGCCCTTTTTTTTAATAACTTTCTACCCACCACAGTAGGGGGAGATGTGATGAGGGTCTTTTATACAATGAAAAATAATAAAACCGATGCAATTGCAGTAGTAATTGCCGACCGCATGCTGGGATTTATTGGTTTGTTCATCTTTGGACTTTTTGCCGTGCTTTATCTTTATTTAATGCAGAAACGAAGTGAATTTCTATCCCTCATGGTGATAGGGCTCATCCTACTTACTCTTCTCACCTCCCTCCTCTTCTCAGAGCGCGCTTATTCTCTTCTCCAACCGGTCCTGGCTCATTTAAAAGTCTTCGGGTTAGGTGAAAAAATAAATAACCTCCACCGGACGATGACCGAATTCGGCAGTGCCTACAAGGTAATCTTTATCTGCCTGTTGCAATCAATCATTATCCAAGCACTCCTTGCCTTCTCTCCTTTTCTGGTCCTGCGCAGTATGGGTAATTTTCAAGTCTCCATTCTCCCCTTTTTTATCTATCTGCCGATAATAAATGTCATCTCCATGCTCCCGATTTCCTTTAATGCCCTCGGGGTTCGGGAAAATGCCTATGTTTTGCTTTTCAGTCGGGCGGGTTTGAATGGCGAAACATCCCTTACCGTTTCGCTTGTCTCATTTTTTTTAGCATTCTTGTGGTCGCTTTTGGGTGGAATATTTTTTATTTTTTATAGAAAGCCTCCAACTTCTGAAAATCTGAAGAAAAAAGGAGGAATATGA
- the asnS gene encoding asparagine--tRNA ligase — MQVYIEEIGRYEGKEVEIKGWLYNKRSSGKVRFLLIRDGTGIIQSVISADEAKPEIFEIADKITQESSLIIKGLVRQDSRAPGGFEIVATDLKIIQLTENYPITPKPHSVEFLLPIRHLWLRSKKQNAILRIRHTVIKAIRDFLDNRGFICADTPILTPASVEGTTTLFPVDYYGETVYLTQSGQLYNEATAAALGKVYCFGPTFRAEKSKTRRHLTEFWMVEPEVAYLELDGLMELEEDFVVYIVARVLEQRKEELKILERDTSKLENIKKPFPRITYKEAVDLIHKKDPTFKYGEDFGAPQETLLSESFDRPVLVHHYPAQCKAFYMKRDPTDETLSLSVDMLAPEGYGEIIGGGQREDDYEILLKRIKEYNLPEEAYRWYLDLRKYGTCPHSGFGLGLERTVAWICKIPHVREAIPFPRMLEKIYP; from the coding sequence ATGCAGGTTTATATTGAAGAAATCGGGCGATATGAAGGTAAAGAAGTAGAAATCAAGGGTTGGCTTTATAATAAAAGGTCCTCGGGTAAGGTTCGCTTTCTGCTCATCCGTGATGGAACAGGTATCATCCAGTCGGTGATCAGCGCAGATGAAGCCAAACCAGAAATCTTTGAAATTGCTGATAAAATTACCCAGGAATCTTCGCTAATCATAAAAGGTTTAGTGCGTCAGGATAGTCGTGCACCCGGAGGATTTGAGATTGTTGCTACCGATTTGAAGATTATCCAGCTCACGGAGAATTATCCTATTACCCCCAAACCCCATTCGGTAGAATTTCTTTTACCCATTCGCCATCTCTGGCTCCGTTCCAAGAAACAAAATGCCATCCTGAGGATAAGACATACCGTGATCAAGGCGATAAGAGATTTCCTGGATAACCGCGGATTTATCTGTGCTGATACTCCAATACTGACTCCCGCTTCAGTGGAAGGAACGACCACCTTGTTTCCGGTTGATTACTACGGAGAAACTGTTTATTTGACTCAGAGTGGTCAGTTATACAATGAAGCAACCGCCGCCGCCCTCGGGAAGGTTTATTGTTTTGGTCCGACCTTTCGGGCAGAGAAATCGAAAACCCGGCGGCATCTCACAGAGTTCTGGATGGTAGAACCGGAGGTAGCTTATCTGGAACTTGATGGCTTGATGGAGCTTGAAGAGGATTTTGTGGTCTATATCGTAGCACGCGTCCTGGAACAGAGAAAAGAAGAGTTAAAGATTCTTGAGCGTGATACGAGCAAACTGGAAAATATCAAAAAACCCTTTCCGAGGATCACCTATAAAGAGGCGGTGGATTTAATTCATAAGAAAGACCCGACTTTTAAATATGGTGAGGATTTTGGTGCACCCCAGGAGACCTTGCTTAGCGAAAGCTTTGACCGCCCGGTGCTGGTTCATCATTATCCAGCCCAATGCAAGGCATTCTATATGAAGAGGGATCCTACCGATGAGACACTTTCGTTGAGTGTTGATATGCTTGCTCCAGAAGGGTACGGTGAAATCATTGGAGGAGGGCAGCGGGAGGATGATTATGAAATTCTCTTAAAAAGAATTAAGGAATATAATCTGCCTGAGGAGGCATACCGGTGGTATCTGGATTTGAGAAAATACGGAACTTGTCCCCATAGCGGCTTTGGTTTAGGTTTGGAGCGGACTGTTGCTTGGATTTGTAAAATTCCACATGTACGCGAAGCTATTCCTTTCCCCAGGATGCTGGAAAAAATATATCCATAA
- a CDS encoding UDP-glucose/GDP-mannose dehydrogenase family protein translates to MKVCMIGTGYVGLVSGTCFAEIGHEVICVDNDVKKIEILKSGGIPIYEPGLLPMVERNVKEGRLKFTTSIAEGVCESLFIFIAVGTPPKENGEPDLSSVEKVASEIGAAMEDYKVIVEKSTVPVQTGRWIRTIVERFNKRKVEFDVASNPEFLREGSAIEDFLKPDRIVLGVESEKAKNLLLELYRPINAPKIITDLASAELIKHASNSFLAMKISFINALSIICERSGADILKVAEGIGLDKRIGRDFLNAGVGFGGFCFPKDLKAFIGIAERLGYDFRLLREVERINEEQMHRVTKKLQDLLWNLRDKKIGILGLSFKPNTDDMRFAPSITIINDLRKEGAIVRAYDPVAMEKAKEIIPDIEYARNPYEAAENADGIILVTEWDEFKKLDLKKLKERMRQPVFLDGRNVFEPEEMRKIGFIYAGIGR, encoded by the coding sequence ATGAAAGTATGTATGATTGGCACGGGTTATGTCGGTCTTGTCTCAGGAACCTGCTTTGCCGAAATAGGTCATGAGGTGATATGTGTCGACAACGATGTCAAAAAAATTGAGATTTTAAAGAGTGGAGGAATTCCCATCTATGAGCCGGGATTGCTTCCGATGGTGGAAAGAAATGTAAAAGAAGGAAGATTGAAATTCACAACCTCCATTGCTGAAGGTGTGTGCGAATCGCTCTTTATTTTCATCGCCGTGGGTACCCCCCCAAAAGAAAATGGCGAACCCGACCTCTCCAGTGTGGAAAAAGTGGCGAGTGAAATTGGAGCAGCAATGGAAGATTACAAAGTGATTGTGGAAAAGAGCACCGTTCCCGTTCAAACCGGGCGTTGGATCCGGACAATTGTAGAGCGGTTCAATAAACGAAAGGTTGAATTTGATGTTGCCTCCAATCCTGAATTTCTAAGAGAAGGTTCAGCAATTGAGGATTTCTTAAAGCCAGACCGAATTGTACTGGGTGTGGAAAGTGAAAAAGCCAAAAATCTATTGTTAGAATTATACCGACCAATTAACGCCCCAAAAATCATCACCGACCTGGCAAGTGCCGAGTTGATAAAACATGCCTCTAATTCTTTTCTCGCAATGAAAATCTCCTTCATCAATGCCCTCTCCATCATCTGTGAACGTTCGGGTGCCGACATTCTCAAAGTGGCAGAAGGCATCGGGCTTGATAAACGGATTGGCCGGGATTTTTTGAATGCCGGTGTGGGATTCGGCGGTTTCTGTTTCCCTAAAGATTTGAAGGCATTCATCGGGATTGCGGAAAGACTTGGTTACGATTTTCGGTTATTGCGGGAAGTAGAAAGAATCAACGAAGAACAGATGCACCGAGTAACAAAGAAACTCCAAGACCTGTTGTGGAATTTGCGGGACAAAAAAATTGGTATTCTTGGACTTTCTTTCAAACCCAATACCGATGATATGAGATTTGCGCCTTCCATAACCATCATCAACGATCTAAGAAAAGAAGGTGCCATAGTCCGAGCTTATGACCCGGTAGCCATGGAAAAAGCCAAAGAAATAATACCCGATATCGAATATGCACGAAATCCGTACGAAGCAGCAGAAAATGCCGATGGGATAATTCTGGTCACCGAATGGGACGAATTTAAAAAATTAGATTTAAAAAAATTAAAAGAGCGGATGCGGCAGCCTGTATTTTTGGACGGCCGGAATGTCTTTGAGCCGGAAGAAATGAGAAAAATCGGTTTTATATATGCTGGGATAGGTCGATGA
- a CDS encoding glycosyltransferase family 2 protein — protein sequence MKVGILIPAYNEVENIPHLIAMLDVFIKEHPDYKIVFVDDGSTDETQEVLKGYKRDYLTVVRHKRNLGKTQALITGAQSTDADILVIYDADMQFDIADVPKLVDLIVKEDADVATGWKQGKYEKKFVSSIYNWCGRKLFNLKVHDMNAIKAFRREVIETIPLRRDWHRYIVPLASEYGFLIKEIPVKLRPRLYGTPKYQKKSRIIIGFFDLLAVKFQLSFLRKPLLYFGTAGMFQTLLGILIGIVAIILRLFGHGFRPLLYLVILLIVSGILFFALGLIGEAIRAIIDRLEKIEARNN from the coding sequence ATGAAGGTAGGTATTCTCATCCCGGCTTATAATGAAGTAGAAAATATACCACACCTTATCGCAATGTTGGACGTTTTTATAAAAGAACACCCCGATTATAAGATTGTATTCGTTGACGATGGTTCCACGGATGAAACCCAGGAAGTTTTAAAAGGATATAAAAGAGACTATCTTACAGTTGTCCGACACAAAAGGAACTTAGGCAAAACCCAGGCCCTCATCACCGGTGCCCAATCTACCGATGCTGACATTCTGGTGATTTACGATGCCGATATGCAATTTGACATTGCGGATGTTCCTAAGTTAGTAGATTTGATTGTAAAAGAAGATGCGGATGTTGCTACCGGATGGAAACAGGGGAAATATGAAAAAAAATTCGTCTCCAGCATCTATAACTGGTGTGGTCGAAAATTATTCAATCTGAAAGTGCATGATATGAATGCAATCAAGGCTTTCCGTCGCGAGGTAATCGAAACAATCCCCCTGCGCCGGGATTGGCATAGATATATCGTGCCGCTGGCTTCGGAGTACGGATTTTTGATAAAAGAAATACCGGTAAAATTAAGACCCCGCTTATATGGTACACCCAAGTATCAAAAAAAGAGCCGCATCATCATTGGGTTCTTTGATCTGCTTGCGGTGAAATTCCAATTATCCTTTTTGAGAAAACCTCTGCTTTATTTTGGAACTGCCGGGATGTTTCAAACTCTTCTGGGAATCCTAATTGGTATTGTTGCCATCATTCTCCGGCTCTTCGGACATGGTTTCCGTCCATTGCTTTATTTAGTAATTCTTCTTATCGTCTCTGGTATCCTCTTTTTCGCCTTGGGCCTCATCGGAGAAGCAATCCGAGCTATAATTGACCGCTTAGAGAAAATTGAGGCACGCAATAATTAA
- a CDS encoding YifB family Mg chelatase-like AAA ATPase, which translates to MLSRVLSCATFGIEGYLVNVEVDLSGGLPAFTTVGLPDNAVKESKDRVYAAIKNAGFRFPSKRITVNLAPADIKKEGSSFDLPIAIGILAASQTIRTSGLERYAILGELSLDGSLRPIKGAISISLAAQANKLEGLILPSANAREAAIVEGINVYGFDNLIEVVAFLNGELQVNPVTVNREEIFKAVSKYPIDFAEVKGQYHAKRALEIAAAGGHNILMIGPPGTGKTMLARRLVTILPPMTLQEALETTKIHSVAGILPPGESLIGTRPFRAPHHTISDAGIIGGGHIPKPGEVSLAHNGVLFLDELPEFHKNVLEVLRQPLEDGFVTIGRAKVTLTYPARFMLAAAMNPCPCGYFTDPYHECRCTPLQIQHYRAKISGPLLDRIDIHIEVPALKYDELKSAQSGETSEEIKKRVTRAREIQLQRFKDTKRKIFCNAHMEAKEIRKYCTIDEECQNLLKTAIEKFGLSARAYDKILKVARTIADLEESEEIKVPHIAEAIQYRSLDKDVWQKL; encoded by the coding sequence ATGCTTTCCCGGGTGCTTTCCTGTGCTACATTTGGGATCGAAGGCTATCTGGTAAATGTAGAAGTAGATCTATCGGGTGGCCTTCCGGCTTTTACCACCGTTGGCCTTCCCGATAACGCAGTTAAAGAATCAAAAGACCGGGTCTATGCAGCGATCAAAAACGCTGGTTTTCGTTTTCCCTCAAAGCGGATCACAGTGAATTTAGCCCCGGCAGATATAAAAAAAGAGGGCTCAAGTTTTGATTTACCAATTGCTATCGGTATCCTTGCCGCTTCCCAAACCATTCGCACCAGTGGATTGGAACGCTACGCTATCTTAGGTGAATTATCTCTTGATGGCTCATTGAGGCCTATAAAGGGGGCAATCTCTATTTCGCTTGCGGCACAAGCAAACAAACTTGAAGGATTGATTTTGCCCTCAGCCAACGCCCGCGAAGCAGCGATTGTGGAAGGAATAAATGTCTATGGATTTGACAATCTTATTGAAGTCGTAGCGTTTCTGAATGGTGAACTCCAGGTCAATCCTGTTACGGTCAACCGCGAGGAGATATTTAAAGCCGTCTCCAAATATCCCATAGACTTTGCAGAAGTCAAAGGTCAATACCATGCCAAAAGGGCATTGGAGATCGCTGCCGCCGGTGGTCATAATATCTTAATGATTGGTCCGCCTGGTACTGGCAAGACGATGCTAGCAAGGAGGTTGGTGACAATTCTCCCCCCGATGACATTACAGGAAGCCTTGGAAACGACCAAAATCCATTCGGTCGCTGGAATTCTGCCACCGGGCGAATCACTCATTGGCACCCGGCCATTTAGGGCACCTCATCATACCATTTCGGATGCGGGAATCATCGGTGGGGGTCATATCCCTAAACCAGGAGAGGTTTCGCTTGCCCATAATGGCGTGTTGTTCCTTGATGAGCTTCCGGAATTCCATAAAAATGTGCTGGAGGTATTGCGCCAGCCACTTGAAGATGGATTTGTAACCATCGGTCGTGCCAAAGTGACCCTAACTTATCCGGCCCGTTTTATGCTCGCGGCGGCGATGAATCCGTGTCCTTGCGGATATTTTACCGATCCATATCACGAATGTCGCTGTACGCCACTCCAAATCCAACACTATCGAGCCAAAATCTCCGGTCCCCTTCTGGATCGTATTGATATCCATATTGAAGTTCCGGCTCTGAAATATGATGAATTGAAATCCGCACAGAGCGGGGAGACTTCGGAAGAGATCAAAAAGAGAGTGACCCGGGCCCGTGAGATTCAGCTTCAAAGGTTTAAAGATACCAAAAGGAAAATCTTCTGTAATGCCCATATGGAAGCAAAAGAAATTAGAAAGTATTGCACAATAGATGAGGAGTGTCAAAATCTGCTCAAAACGGCCATAGAAAAATTTGGACTCTCTGCCCGTGCCTATGATAAAATTCTGAAAGTGGCTCGGACTATTGCGGATTTGGAGGAAAGCGAAGAAATTAAAGTGCCTCATATTGCTGAGGCCATCCAGTACCGGAGTCTTGATAAAGATGTCTGGCAAAAATTATAA
- a CDS encoding UDP-glucuronic acid decarboxylase family protein codes for MKVLITGGAGFIGSHLVDYYLNQGAEVIALDNLITGREENIKHNFSNKKFRFIKGDVCDFPGLKEDIDLLLHFASPASPFDYLRYPIETMKTAALGTINMLELARNKNARFLLASTSEVYGDPLIHPQVEEYWGNVNPVGVRSVYDEGKRFAEALTVAYHRKYHLRINIVRIFNTYGERMRPGDGRVIPTFIEQALKNEPITIFGDGTQTRSFCYISDLIRGIACLAETDYPLPINLGNPKEFTILQLAQKIKILCNSQSTFIHKPLPEDDPHRRNPDITKAKKILKWEPVVDLDEGLKRVIAWFKTTLFND; via the coding sequence ATGAAAGTATTGATCACTGGAGGTGCCGGCTTCATCGGCTCTCATCTGGTCGATTACTACTTAAACCAAGGTGCCGAGGTCATCGCCCTTGATAATCTCATTACCGGCCGCGAGGAGAATATCAAACACAACTTTTCGAATAAAAAATTCCGATTTATAAAAGGCGATGTCTGCGATTTTCCGGGCTTAAAAGAGGATATCGATTTACTCCTCCACTTCGCTTCGCCAGCAAGTCCATTTGATTATCTAAGATATCCGATAGAGACGATGAAAACCGCCGCATTGGGGACGATCAATATGCTGGAACTCGCCCGGAACAAAAACGCACGCTTCCTTTTGGCTTCAACGAGCGAAGTATATGGCGACCCTCTAATCCATCCCCAGGTAGAAGAATACTGGGGAAATGTCAATCCGGTTGGAGTGCGTTCGGTTTATGATGAAGGAAAACGATTCGCGGAAGCACTGACCGTTGCCTATCATCGGAAATATCACTTGCGGATAAATATTGTCCGGATATTCAATACCTACGGGGAGCGGATGCGTCCGGGCGATGGCCGGGTAATCCCAACCTTCATCGAACAGGCATTGAAAAATGAACCAATTACCATCTTTGGCGATGGAACCCAAACCCGCAGTTTCTGCTATATCAGTGATTTGATAAGAGGTATTGCATGTTTGGCCGAAACTGACTATCCCTTGCCCATCAATCTGGGCAATCCCAAAGAGTTCACCATCCTCCAGCTTGCCCAGAAGATAAAAATTCTGTGTAACAGTCAAAGCACATTTATTCACAAACCCCTTCCCGAAGATGACCCGCATCGGAGAAACCCGGATATCACTAAAGCTAAAAAAATTCTCAAGTGGGAACCGGTGGTAGATCTTGATGAAGGACTTAAACGAGTTATCGCCTGGTTCAAAACCACTCTCTTCAATGATTGA